The Pontibacillus halophilus JSM 076056 = DSM 19796 genome has a segment encoding these proteins:
- a CDS encoding CPBP family intramembrane glutamic endopeptidase, with product MNRRQQQLIDQLTPKQLVFNVYVTQALFLLISSLAIFLLESTPLLYTVNLFSVQDWAALRLGLYIGLGIVALDFFLMKVTPREWYDDGGLNVKLFQDRPLIGILLIALTVSVAEELLFRGVIQEQLGYWVASLSFALMHIRYLTKPVLLLSVLLISFLLGWVYEETGQLLTTIVAHFTVDVLLACFIRYGKLR from the coding sequence ATGAATCGCCGCCAGCAACAGTTAATCGATCAACTAACGCCAAAACAGCTCGTCTTCAATGTTTATGTCACCCAAGCGCTATTTCTTTTGATCTCTTCCTTGGCTATATTTCTATTGGAGTCAACCCCGCTACTATACACGGTAAATTTATTCTCTGTACAAGATTGGGCTGCGCTAAGGTTGGGTCTGTACATCGGGTTAGGTATTGTCGCACTGGACTTCTTTCTCATGAAAGTAACTCCGAGAGAGTGGTACGATGATGGCGGCCTGAACGTGAAGCTATTCCAAGATCGTCCTTTAATTGGAATCTTACTTATTGCCCTAACGGTATCTGTTGCTGAAGAATTGTTGTTTCGGGGTGTCATACAAGAACAACTCGGGTATTGGGTTGCGTCGCTTTCATTTGCACTTATGCATATTCGTTATTTAACAAAGCCTGTTTTATTACTATCTGTGTTGCTCATCAGCTTTTTACTTGGCTGGGTTTATGAAGAAACAGGGCAATTGCTTACAACAATTGTGGCTCATTTTACAGTGGATGTCCTACTTGCCTGTTTCATTCGATATGGGAAATTGAGGTGA
- a CDS encoding YpdA family putative bacillithiol disulfide reductase, translating into MQKERVIIVGAGPCGLSAAIELQNRGIEPLIIEKGNVVNAIYHYPTHQMFFSSSEKLEIGNMPFITERKKPVRNQALAYYRAVARRKDLRINTYERVTKVVNEEDGFLVCTERNNGEQLHYKADDLVVATGYYDQPNYMGIPGEQLDKVMHYFKEPHPYFDKNVVIIGGKNSAVDAALELVKADSNVTVLYRGSDYSTSVKPWILPEFEALVRKEQIGMEFNATVTEITHDRVYFTVNGEEKSVENDFVFAMTGYHPDHSFLKEMGISIEDETGRPEVNPDTMETNVPGIYIAGVIAAGYNNNEIFIENGRHHGEWIAQHIASK; encoded by the coding sequence TTGCAAAAAGAACGAGTGATTATTGTGGGTGCTGGCCCATGTGGGTTGTCTGCAGCCATTGAACTACAGAATAGAGGCATTGAACCTCTGATTATTGAGAAGGGGAATGTGGTGAACGCGATTTATCATTATCCCACTCACCAGATGTTCTTCTCATCCAGTGAGAAATTAGAAATTGGAAATATGCCATTTATTACAGAGCGTAAAAAGCCGGTACGTAATCAAGCTTTAGCCTACTATCGTGCCGTTGCTAGAAGGAAAGATTTGCGCATTAACACATACGAGAGAGTAACGAAAGTCGTAAATGAAGAGGACGGGTTCCTCGTTTGCACCGAGAGGAACAATGGAGAGCAACTCCACTATAAAGCGGATGACCTTGTCGTTGCTACAGGGTACTACGACCAGCCGAATTACATGGGTATACCTGGAGAACAGTTAGACAAAGTTATGCACTATTTCAAGGAGCCTCACCCTTACTTTGATAAGAATGTTGTTATTATTGGTGGAAAGAACTCTGCTGTAGATGCGGCTCTTGAGCTTGTCAAGGCGGATTCGAACGTAACGGTTCTTTATCGCGGATCCGATTACTCAACAAGCGTAAAACCATGGATCTTACCAGAGTTTGAAGCGCTTGTGCGAAAAGAACAGATAGGGATGGAATTTAACGCTACGGTAACTGAAATTACTCATGACCGCGTCTACTTCACTGTAAATGGGGAAGAGAAGAGCGTTGAGAACGATTTCGTATTTGCCATGACGGGCTATCATCCTGATCACTCATTCCTTAAGGAAATGGGGATTTCCATAGAAGATGAGACAGGGAGACCTGAAGTGAACCCGGATACAATGGAGACGAATGTACCTGGGATCTACATTGCAGGAGTGATCGCTGCTGGTTATAACAACAATGAGATCTTCATTGAGAATGGTCGTCATCATGGAGAATGGATTGCACAGCATATTGCTTCCAAATAA
- the prsW gene encoding glutamic-type intramembrane protease PrsW: MFSILSAAIAPGFALLSFFYLKDRFDTEPIGMVVRMFVMGALLVFPIMFIQYAFEVEGVAQDPILKSFFLAGGLEEFFKWFIFLYVIYKNAVFDAHYDGIVYGVSISLGFATVENVLYLLANGIDIAFLRAIFPVSSHALFGVIMGYYIGKAKFFRKKQPYQLIVTALFIPILLHGSYDYVLTALNQYWAYILTPFMVCLWFYALRKVKLANQVPRPYLVPTNKDQKEA; this comes from the coding sequence GTGTTCTCAATACTCTCTGCCGCAATCGCCCCAGGGTTTGCGCTATTGTCCTTCTTTTATTTAAAGGACCGGTTTGATACAGAGCCAATTGGTATGGTTGTTCGCATGTTTGTCATGGGAGCGCTCCTTGTTTTTCCAATTATGTTTATTCAGTATGCGTTCGAAGTGGAAGGGGTAGCTCAAGATCCAATCCTGAAGTCCTTCTTTCTAGCTGGTGGACTTGAGGAGTTCTTCAAATGGTTTATTTTCCTTTATGTAATCTACAAGAATGCGGTATTTGATGCTCACTACGATGGAATTGTGTATGGGGTATCCATTAGCCTAGGATTCGCAACGGTTGAGAACGTTCTCTATCTGCTTGCGAACGGAATTGACATTGCTTTCCTACGTGCCATCTTCCCTGTGTCGTCACATGCGTTGTTCGGGGTTATTATGGGTTACTACATAGGCAAAGCGAAATTCTTCCGTAAGAAACAGCCGTATCAATTAATCGTAACAGCCTTATTTATCCCAATCTTGTTACACGGGTCTTATGATTACGTATTAACCGCATTAAACCAGTATTGGGCCTATATTCTAACTCCATTCATGGTATGCCTATGGTTCTATGCTTTACGTAAAGTTAAACTTGCTAACCAGGTTCCTAGACCATACCTTGTTCCAACGAATAAAGATCAGAAAGAAGCGTAA
- a CDS encoding Glu/Leu/Phe/Val family dehydrogenase, translating to MVAEKATDSANENNKMDVLKSTQQVIRNALDKLGYPEEVYELLKEPVRMMTVRIPVRMDNGSIKIFTGYRAQHNDAVGPTKGGVRFHPNVSEKEVKALSIWMSLKAGIVDLPYGGGKGGIVCDPREMSFRELEGLSRGYVRAISQIVGPTKDIPAPDVFTNSQIMAWMMDEYSRIDEFNNPGFITGKPLVLGGSHGRESATAKGVTICIEEAAKQKGISVEGARVVIQGFGNAGSFLAKFMHDAGAKVIGISDAYGALHDPEGLDIDYLLDRRDSFGTVTKLFKDTISNPELLELDCDILVPAAIENQITEENAHKIKAPIVVEAANGPTTLEATRILSERGILLVPDVLASAGGVTVSYFEWVQNNQGYYWTEEEVEAKLREVMVKGFNSVYHTSDTRRIDMRLAAYMVGVRKMAEASRFRGWI from the coding sequence ATGGTAGCCGAAAAAGCAACAGATTCTGCCAATGAAAACAATAAAATGGATGTTTTGAAGTCGACTCAACAGGTCATTCGAAATGCCTTAGATAAATTAGGATATCCTGAGGAAGTTTATGAGCTCCTAAAAGAGCCTGTACGTATGATGACGGTACGTATACCAGTAAGAATGGACAATGGCTCGATTAAGATTTTTACTGGCTACCGTGCACAGCACAATGATGCAGTAGGACCTACTAAAGGTGGAGTGCGCTTCCATCCAAACGTTTCTGAAAAAGAAGTAAAGGCGTTATCCATTTGGATGAGTTTGAAGGCCGGAATTGTTGATTTACCTTATGGTGGTGGGAAAGGTGGCATCGTGTGTGACCCTCGAGAAATGTCCTTCCGTGAACTTGAAGGATTAAGTCGAGGATATGTGCGTGCCATTAGTCAAATCGTTGGACCAACGAAGGATATCCCGGCGCCAGACGTGTTTACCAACTCGCAAATTATGGCTTGGATGATGGATGAATATAGCCGTATTGATGAATTTAATAATCCAGGATTTATTACAGGGAAGCCGTTAGTGTTAGGTGGCTCTCATGGTCGTGAATCGGCTACAGCTAAAGGGGTTACCATTTGTATTGAAGAAGCAGCAAAGCAAAAGGGAATCTCGGTTGAAGGGGCTCGTGTTGTTATTCAAGGATTTGGGAACGCAGGTAGTTTCTTAGCTAAGTTTATGCACGATGCAGGCGCCAAAGTTATCGGAATCTCAGATGCTTATGGAGCACTTCATGACCCTGAAGGATTAGATATTGACTACTTATTAGATCGTCGAGATAGTTTCGGTACAGTGACAAAGTTGTTTAAAGATACAATTTCTAACCCGGAGCTTCTGGAATTAGACTGTGATATTCTTGTTCCGGCTGCGATTGAAAATCAAATTACAGAAGAAAATGCACATAAGATTAAGGCTCCAATTGTAGTGGAAGCGGCAAATGGCCCTACTACATTAGAAGCTACTCGTATTTTATCCGAGCGTGGTATTCTGTTAGTCCCAGACGTACTTGCGTCAGCTGGCGGCGTAACGGTATCTTACTTTGAATGGGTTCAGAACAATCAGGGTTATTACTGGACAGAAGAAGAAGTAGAGGCGAAGTTACGAGAAGTAATGGTGAAAGGCTTTAATTCCGTTTACCATACATCAGATACTAGAAGGATTGATATGCGTCTCGCTGCCTATATGGTCGGTGTCCGTAAAATGGCCGAAGCCTCTCGATTCAGAGGTTGGATCTAG
- a CDS encoding genetic competence negative regulator, translating into MRLERLSHNKFKIFLTFDDLVDRGLSREDLWYDLPSVHQLFHDMMYEATDELGIELEGMLLVQVYLMQAQGMLIVVTQDEQEEEEEDFVEMKVTLDESNEMMFAFQSFEDIIHVSQHLFQQGMLGGAVYHMDQYYYLFLDEEEMTFHNREHLIAILSEFASPSTVTSYRLKEYGKEIFPSEAVEQIQHYFN; encoded by the coding sequence ATGAGATTAGAGCGATTGTCTCACAACAAGTTTAAGATTTTTCTCACGTTTGATGACCTAGTTGATCGAGGTCTATCGCGTGAAGATCTGTGGTATGACTTGCCTAGCGTACATCAACTGTTCCATGACATGATGTACGAAGCAACAGATGAGCTCGGGATTGAACTTGAAGGTATGCTGCTTGTACAAGTTTACCTCATGCAAGCCCAAGGGATGCTTATCGTTGTGACCCAAGATGAACAGGAAGAAGAAGAGGAAGACTTTGTAGAAATGAAAGTTACTTTAGATGAAAGCAATGAGATGATGTTTGCTTTCCAATCTTTCGAAGACATTATTCACGTTTCCCAACACCTCTTCCAACAAGGAATGCTAGGGGGAGCGGTATATCATATGGACCAATACTACTACTTGTTCTTGGATGAAGAAGAAATGACCTTCCATAATCGTGAGCATCTGATAGCCATCCTTTCTGAATTTGCATCTCCGAGTACTGTCACATCGTATCGTCTGAAAGAATACGGGAAAGAGATCTTCCCATCAGAAGCTGTAGAACAAATTCAGCATTATTTCAATTAA
- the sleB gene encoding spore cortex-lytic enzyme codes for MTVCLFVLIPTPMEERQTHAFSERTLQHGATGDDVIELQARLQYIGFYNGNIDGVFGWSTYWALRNFQYEFGIEIDGLLGGETKQKLIKATQYDESFVKNQIRSGKDFTYYGGVDQQKQTEGGGQQGKADSPKQEPQQQQEQQNQGGGDESAETAVNVPNGYSQNDIQLMANAVYGEARGEPYTGQVAVAAVILNRVESSSFPNSVSGVIFEPRAFTAVSDGQIWLTPNEQAKEAVLDAINGWDPSGNALYYFNPVTATSDWIWSRPQIKEIGKHIFCK; via the coding sequence ATGACCGTTTGTTTATTCGTGTTAATCCCAACACCAATGGAAGAGCGGCAAACCCATGCGTTTAGTGAGCGAACGCTTCAGCACGGGGCTACCGGAGACGACGTTATAGAGCTACAGGCGCGTCTTCAATACATTGGTTTCTACAACGGAAACATCGATGGAGTGTTCGGTTGGAGTACATACTGGGCACTGCGTAACTTCCAATATGAATTTGGGATTGAGATTGATGGACTGTTAGGTGGAGAAACGAAGCAGAAGCTTATAAAGGCAACGCAGTACGATGAATCATTTGTAAAGAATCAAATACGAAGTGGGAAAGACTTTACGTACTATGGTGGGGTCGACCAACAGAAACAAACGGAAGGCGGCGGGCAACAAGGGAAGGCAGATTCGCCTAAGCAAGAACCACAACAGCAGCAAGAACAGCAGAATCAGGGCGGTGGGGATGAATCAGCTGAGACGGCTGTGAACGTTCCAAATGGGTATTCTCAAAACGATATTCAGCTCATGGCTAATGCCGTCTATGGGGAGGCGCGAGGTGAACCATATACAGGCCAAGTTGCAGTGGCTGCCGTAATCTTGAACCGGGTAGAGAGTTCTTCTTTCCCGAATTCAGTTTCAGGCGTCATATTTGAACCACGGGCTTTTACGGCTGTAAGCGATGGGCAAATTTGGCTTACTCCGAATGAACAGGCGAAGGAAGCTGTACTTGATGCTATTAACGGATGGGATCCGTCCGGAAATGCGTTGTACTATTTTAACCCGGTTACAGCGACGTCCGATTGGATTTGGAGCCGCCCGCAAATCAAAGAAATTGGGAAACATATTTTTTGTAAATAG
- the ypeB gene encoding germination protein YpeB: MLRWILIGVLALGVVGTGVWGYQEHQEKNAILIQAENTYQRAFHDLTYRTELLHDKIGTVMAMNSREQLSPQLAEVWRITSEAHTDVGQLPLTLMPFNKTQDFLTSIGEFSYKTAVRDLDKKPLSADEIGQLEKLYEQSGEIKDELRQVQYMVLEENLRWMDVELALASKDEVSDNKIIDGFKTVEKNVEGYEEGNLGPTATGTSQEEHGFSYLTGEDLSEEQAIEKAKNLFEVTNEERITIATSGKGADVPTYSVSYENGEKSGYMDLSVKGGHPINLLVERKVESKEISLFEGLEKAVAFLENQDYQDMEPFQSNQYGNIGVYSFLYKQGDVRIYPDSVQVKVALDNGDMLGLSARDFLMNHKERELPEPSLASDEAKQKVNKDVNIQEEYLSIIENDVNEEVLCYEYIGTMGENTYRIFINAESGAEERVDRLKQAEAKYEQTT, translated from the coding sequence ATGCTGCGATGGATCTTAATCGGTGTCCTGGCACTAGGGGTAGTCGGAACTGGTGTATGGGGATACCAAGAGCACCAAGAAAAGAATGCAATCTTGATTCAAGCTGAGAACACGTATCAACGTGCCTTTCATGACCTTACCTATCGGACGGAGTTGCTTCATGACAAGATTGGTACCGTAATGGCCATGAATTCAAGGGAGCAACTCTCTCCGCAGTTAGCAGAAGTATGGAGAATCACTTCAGAGGCTCATACGGACGTTGGACAATTGCCGCTTACGCTCATGCCATTTAATAAGACGCAGGATTTCCTGACAAGTATCGGAGAATTTAGTTATAAGACAGCTGTTCGTGATTTAGATAAGAAACCACTTTCGGCAGATGAGATTGGGCAATTGGAGAAGTTGTATGAGCAATCAGGTGAAATTAAGGACGAACTAAGACAAGTGCAATACATGGTATTAGAAGAGAACTTGCGCTGGATGGACGTGGAACTCGCACTTGCCTCTAAGGATGAAGTATCAGACAACAAGATTATCGATGGGTTTAAAACAGTTGAGAAGAACGTAGAAGGCTATGAAGAAGGGAATCTTGGTCCGACCGCCACAGGCACTTCTCAAGAAGAGCATGGATTCTCCTATTTGACAGGTGAGGACCTATCAGAAGAGCAAGCTATTGAGAAAGCTAAGAATTTGTTCGAGGTCACGAATGAAGAGCGAATTACCATTGCGACGAGCGGTAAGGGGGCAGATGTCCCAACCTACAGTGTCTCCTATGAGAATGGGGAGAAGAGTGGTTATATGGACCTTTCTGTCAAAGGTGGCCACCCGATTAATCTTCTCGTCGAGAGAAAAGTGGAATCGAAAGAGATTAGTCTCTTTGAAGGGCTAGAAAAAGCTGTCGCGTTCCTAGAGAACCAAGACTATCAAGATATGGAACCATTTCAGAGTAATCAATATGGAAATATTGGTGTCTATAGCTTCCTGTATAAGCAAGGTGATGTTCGGATTTATCCAGACTCCGTTCAAGTCAAAGTTGCATTAGATAACGGGGACATGCTAGGGCTATCTGCTCGTGATTTCCTTATGAATCATAAGGAGCGAGAACTTCCTGAACCAAGTTTGGCATCAGATGAGGCGAAGCAGAAAGTGAACAAGGATGTCAACATTCAAGAAGAATACCTTTCCATTATCGAGAATGATGTGAATGAAGAAGTGCTTTGTTACGAGTATATCGGAACAATGGGTGAAAATACCTATCGCATCTTTATCAATGCAGAATCAGGTGCAGAGGAACGAGTGGACAGACTGAAGCAAGCAGAAGCGAAATATGAACAGACAACATAA
- a CDS encoding CBS domain-containing protein, translating to MKNKFQSVTASLQDPVGEALDTLLKHDFQAMPVLDGNEYVGMISQERIYEGYFHGIRPKEEYLSDVSLKDLVTRDELYVTEDDVFEKTLPLFKGFPILAVTNSERGFLGVVSRYDVIEQFESAFGAHRRGVRIAFTSEESEGRIARLSDILKHYHENVISLATFDETKKLARRIVLKLEPSPNIDKIAKRLEKAGFRVLDIKEDV from the coding sequence ATGAAAAACAAATTCCAGTCTGTAACTGCTTCGTTACAAGACCCGGTTGGGGAAGCGCTTGACACGTTGTTAAAGCATGACTTCCAAGCTATGCCTGTTCTCGATGGGAATGAATACGTAGGCATGATCTCACAAGAACGTATCTACGAAGGCTATTTCCACGGCATACGTCCGAAAGAGGAATATCTATCAGATGTTTCCTTAAAGGATTTGGTTACAAGAGATGAATTATACGTAACTGAAGATGACGTGTTTGAGAAAACACTTCCTTTATTTAAAGGATTTCCAATATTGGCCGTAACAAATTCAGAACGGGGCTTTCTTGGGGTTGTAAGTCGTTATGATGTAATCGAACAATTTGAAAGTGCATTTGGAGCTCATAGGCGAGGCGTGCGGATTGCCTTTACTTCTGAAGAATCTGAAGGTCGGATTGCTAGGTTATCAGATATTCTCAAGCACTACCATGAGAATGTCATCTCCTTGGCGACCTTTGATGAGACGAAGAAGTTGGCAAGAAGAATTGTATTAAAGCTAGAACCGAGTCCAAATATCGATAAGATTGCTAAACGGCTTGAGAAAGCTGGATTTCGTGTGCTTGATATTAAAGAAGATGTTTAA
- a CDS encoding D-alanine--D-alanine ligase, giving the protein MRIGVIYGGVSGEREVSLSTGKGVMNALREAGHDVVGVDFHPERIQEVVDLDVEVVFIGLHGKYGEDGRIQGLLELKGIPYVGSGVLASALAMDKSKAKQIFHQNGLTVAKSRTYPIGVYKSEAAIKEDIEANMRLPLVIKPNQEGSTLGLTIVKEESQLDEAIKVAVHSDTSILAEEFVYGREVTVAVMGAEGEEQSLPVIEIIPKNEYYDYESKYAVGGSEHICPAELDEELALKLQKQAVRAHQLLGCETYSRVDFIINEAGEPVILEVNTLPGMTPTSLFPDAANVIGLSYSEMIEKFIELTLQSK; this is encoded by the coding sequence TTGAGAATTGGCGTTATATACGGAGGAGTATCCGGCGAAAGAGAAGTATCCTTATCCACAGGTAAAGGGGTCATGAATGCGTTACGTGAAGCAGGTCATGATGTTGTAGGGGTGGACTTTCACCCTGAACGTATTCAAGAAGTAGTTGATTTAGATGTAGAGGTCGTCTTTATCGGGCTTCATGGTAAATATGGAGAAGACGGACGCATCCAAGGGCTTCTTGAACTGAAAGGGATCCCTTATGTTGGGTCGGGAGTACTTGCTTCTGCGTTAGCCATGGATAAATCGAAAGCTAAGCAAATCTTCCACCAGAATGGATTAACGGTAGCGAAGAGCCGTACGTATCCAATTGGAGTCTATAAGAGTGAAGCTGCCATTAAAGAAGATATTGAGGCGAATATGCGCCTTCCCCTTGTGATTAAACCAAACCAAGAGGGGTCTACACTTGGGCTTACAATTGTGAAAGAAGAATCTCAACTTGATGAAGCCATAAAGGTTGCTGTCCATAGTGATACAAGTATTCTTGCAGAAGAGTTTGTGTATGGACGCGAGGTAACTGTGGCAGTTATGGGTGCAGAGGGTGAAGAACAATCCCTTCCTGTGATTGAGATTATACCGAAAAACGAATACTACGATTATGAATCGAAATACGCAGTCGGTGGCAGCGAACATATTTGTCCTGCTGAGCTTGACGAAGAATTGGCTCTGAAACTTCAGAAACAAGCCGTGCGCGCTCACCAATTATTAGGATGTGAGACATACTCACGAGTAGACTTCATTATTAATGAAGCGGGAGAACCGGTCATTCTTGAAGTCAATACATTGCCAGGTATGACGCCGACTAGTCTATTTCCTGATGCAGCGAACGTAATTGGTCTTAGCTATAGTGAAATGATTGAGAAATTTATTGAGCTTACACTACAATCGAAGTAA
- a CDS encoding MerR family transcriptional regulator produces MSSQQGKYNIKALCNMLGIQAGTLRAWERRYQIIRPQRNSAGHRVYTEEHVKVLKWLMDKVDKGFTISQAVSLLENQNTDQREDESEEEQFETRTHQQQISYKLQKALLSFDEKLAHSQLDYAFSIFTPEKVAIEVIGPILVDIGTLWERNEISSAHEHFATNFLRSRVGMMLISLPSDQTLPKAICVCGPNEKHELGLLIFALFLKRKGYEVIYLGQSLAPGDAHVVIDEVQPKYLFMSCTLKKNIPTTVSLAKALKEKFPTLDIGLGGYAYDSLPKEEKLRLKPFLLGTNRQEWEEWLATHEI; encoded by the coding sequence ATGTCGAGCCAACAAGGGAAATATAATATAAAAGCTTTATGTAACATGCTAGGCATTCAAGCTGGAACCTTACGAGCATGGGAGAGAAGGTATCAAATTATTCGCCCTCAGCGAAATTCAGCTGGCCACCGAGTGTATACGGAGGAGCATGTGAAAGTGCTGAAATGGCTGATGGATAAGGTCGATAAAGGGTTTACCATCTCTCAAGCTGTATCGTTACTAGAGAATCAGAATACAGACCAGCGTGAAGATGAATCTGAAGAGGAACAATTCGAAACCAGGACTCATCAACAACAGATCTCCTATAAATTACAGAAAGCTTTGCTTTCGTTTGATGAGAAACTGGCTCATAGTCAACTCGATTATGCCTTTAGTATATTTACTCCTGAGAAGGTAGCCATTGAAGTTATTGGACCGATATTAGTCGACATCGGCACGTTGTGGGAGCGGAATGAAATATCGAGCGCCCATGAACACTTTGCGACGAATTTCCTGCGTTCTCGAGTAGGCATGATGTTAATTTCTCTTCCGTCTGACCAGACGCTTCCAAAGGCCATTTGTGTATGTGGCCCAAATGAGAAGCATGAGCTTGGATTGCTCATATTTGCGTTGTTCCTAAAGCGTAAAGGGTATGAGGTCATCTACCTTGGCCAAAGTCTGGCCCCGGGTGATGCTCATGTGGTTATTGATGAAGTTCAACCTAAGTACTTGTTCATGTCATGTACGTTGAAGAAGAATATCCCGACAACCGTCAGTCTTGCCAAAGCCTTGAAAGAGAAATTCCCAACTCTTGATATTGGTCTTGGCGGGTATGCGTACGATTCACTGCCTAAGGAAGAGAAATTGCGACTAAAGCCGTTTCTGTTAGGCACAAATCGACAAGAATGGGAAGAATGGTTAGCTACGCACGAAATTTAA
- a CDS encoding asparaginase → MKKVVLLTTGGTIASAPTKDSGKLASGSLTGEELTSLCQLPDDIEVVVDSVFQKPSMHITFQDLKSLKERIEKHLEDDLVDGVVVTHGTDSLEETAYFLDLTVQDERPVVVTGSQRSPGDIGSDVYINLRHAIYTASAEDLRGAGTVVVFNERIFAAKYVKKEHASNIQGFNAFGFGYLGIIDNDVVHVYQKPIRRETYEIKAPIPAVDIIKVYLEADGKFIDASVDSGVKGLVLEGVGRGQVSPRMMESIVRAIESGVVVVITTASEEGAVYPTYDYEGSTYDLLQKGVILGDDDDSKKARMKLAVALASGETDITY, encoded by the coding sequence ATGAAGAAGGTTGTCTTACTTACAACAGGGGGGACCATTGCGAGTGCACCTACTAAGGATTCTGGGAAACTTGCTTCTGGTTCTTTAACGGGAGAAGAGTTAACGTCGCTTTGTCAGCTTCCAGATGACATTGAGGTTGTGGTGGATTCGGTCTTTCAAAAGCCGAGTATGCATATTACCTTTCAAGATTTAAAGTCGTTAAAGGAACGGATTGAGAAGCATTTAGAAGATGATTTAGTGGATGGGGTAGTCGTTACTCACGGAACGGATTCGTTAGAAGAAACAGCTTATTTCCTTGACTTAACCGTGCAGGACGAACGACCGGTTGTCGTGACGGGTTCTCAGCGTTCACCAGGTGATATTGGGAGTGATGTGTATATTAATTTGCGTCATGCCATTTATACGGCTTCTGCAGAAGATTTACGAGGTGCAGGAACGGTCGTTGTCTTCAATGAACGCATTTTCGCAGCGAAATATGTGAAGAAAGAGCACGCATCGAACATCCAAGGCTTTAATGCATTCGGATTCGGGTATCTTGGGATCATTGATAATGACGTTGTTCACGTCTACCAAAAGCCGATACGAAGAGAAACCTATGAGATTAAAGCGCCAATCCCAGCTGTAGATATCATTAAGGTCTATTTAGAAGCGGATGGCAAGTTTATTGACGCTTCTGTTGATAGTGGGGTGAAAGGACTGGTTCTTGAAGGCGTTGGTCGCGGTCAAGTCTCTCCGCGTATGATGGAAAGCATTGTACGTGCAATCGAAAGTGGGGTCGTCGTCGTAATCACGACTGCATCCGAGGAGGGGGCTGTCTATCCAACGTATGATTACGAAGGCAGTACGTACGACTTGTTGCAAAAAGGGGTTATCCTTGGCGACGATGATGATAGTAAGAAAGCTAGAATGAAACTTGCTGTTGCTCTTGCCTCAGGTGAAACCGACATTACGTATTAA